From one Gemmatimonadaceae bacterium genomic stretch:
- a CDS encoding NHLP family bacteriocin export ABC transporter peptidase/permease/ATPase subunit: MTPDDAAPADDGALSDEALGEAAGGVGGADLLEPPTARDTARRSIGRRALDWRPTRAPHRDPAAPAPAVPHVRVSTPTVLQMEAVECGAAALAMVLAHHGRIVPLEELRMACGVSRDGSKANNVLRAARTYGMNAKGFRKEPGELRTMAVPMIVHWNFNHFVVFEGFKAGRAYINDPGMGPTSVTEEEFDQAFTGVALTFERGPEFTRGGTSPSLLAALGRRLTGARLALVFVVLAGLALVLPGVVGPTYQRVYVDAIIVKGARDWLRPLLVLIGITALISAGLTWLQQYYLLRFETKLAVDTSGRFLWHVLRLPVEFFTQRYAGEIGGRVAINDKIAKLLSGELATTLLNVTVIIFYAALMLQYDLLLTAIGVTMASFNLLALRFVSRKRVDLNQRLGQERGKAMGAAMGGLQTIETLKASGAESDFFERWSGYQAKVVNSHQQFQLHTQLLAAVPPLLVAINTALILGIGGLRVMNGALSMGMLIAFQSLMSMFLSPVTRLVTLGSTLQEVKGDMNRLDDVLGAPRDRHADPDAPDASPHPGRAQPASATRPPADELTPVDLVSGSPQWKLSGALELRGITFGYSRLDPPLIRDFSLTLQPGSRVALVGGSGSGKSTIAKLVCGLYTPWSGDIMFDGFQRGEVARALLVNSVAAVDQEIFLFDGTIRDNITMWDSGVPDADVMRAAKDACIHEDVIARPKGYLSHVEEGGRNFSGGQRQRLEIARALVGNPSMLVLDEATSALDPSTEQRIDDQLRQRGCTCLIVAHRLSTIRDADEIIVLERGVVAQRGTHDEMAAVPGPYRDLIGHE; this comes from the coding sequence ATGACGCCCGACGACGCGGCACCGGCTGACGACGGCGCGCTGTCCGACGAGGCGCTGGGCGAGGCGGCGGGAGGGGTCGGGGGTGCCGACCTGCTCGAGCCGCCCACGGCGCGCGACACGGCGCGCCGCAGCATCGGCCGGCGCGCGCTCGACTGGCGCCCGACACGGGCCCCGCACCGCGATCCTGCGGCGCCGGCGCCCGCCGTGCCGCACGTCCGCGTGTCCACGCCGACGGTGCTGCAGATGGAGGCCGTGGAGTGCGGCGCCGCGGCGCTGGCGATGGTGCTCGCGCACCACGGGCGCATCGTGCCGCTGGAAGAGCTGCGGATGGCGTGCGGCGTGTCGCGGGACGGCAGCAAGGCGAACAACGTGCTGCGCGCCGCGCGCACGTACGGCATGAACGCCAAGGGCTTCCGCAAGGAGCCGGGCGAGCTGCGCACGATGGCCGTGCCGATGATCGTGCACTGGAACTTCAACCACTTCGTGGTCTTCGAGGGCTTCAAGGCCGGTCGCGCGTACATCAACGACCCCGGCATGGGGCCGACGAGTGTCACCGAGGAGGAGTTCGATCAGGCGTTCACCGGCGTGGCGCTCACCTTCGAGCGCGGCCCGGAGTTCACCCGCGGCGGCACGTCACCCAGCCTGCTGGCCGCGCTCGGACGGCGCCTGACCGGCGCGCGGCTGGCGCTGGTCTTCGTGGTGCTGGCCGGCCTCGCCCTCGTGCTGCCGGGCGTGGTCGGCCCGACGTACCAGCGCGTCTACGTCGATGCGATCATCGTCAAGGGGGCGCGCGACTGGCTCCGGCCCCTGCTGGTGCTGATCGGGATCACGGCGCTCATCAGCGCCGGCCTCACCTGGCTGCAGCAGTACTACCTGCTCCGCTTCGAGACGAAGCTCGCGGTCGACACGTCGGGCCGCTTCCTCTGGCACGTGCTCCGTCTGCCGGTGGAGTTCTTCACGCAGCGCTACGCCGGCGAGATCGGCGGGCGCGTGGCGATCAACGACAAGATCGCGAAGCTGCTCTCGGGCGAGCTGGCCACCACGCTGCTGAACGTGACGGTGATCATCTTCTACGCCGCGCTGATGCTGCAGTACGACCTGCTGCTGACGGCGATCGGCGTGACGATGGCGTCGTTCAACCTCCTCGCGCTGCGGTTCGTCTCGCGGAAGCGCGTGGACCTGAACCAGCGGCTCGGGCAGGAGCGCGGCAAGGCGATGGGGGCGGCGATGGGTGGCCTGCAGACCATCGAGACGCTGAAGGCGTCGGGCGCCGAGTCGGACTTCTTCGAGCGCTGGTCGGGCTACCAGGCGAAGGTGGTGAACTCGCACCAGCAGTTCCAGCTCCACACGCAGCTCCTGGCCGCGGTGCCGCCGCTGCTGGTGGCGATCAACACGGCGCTGATCCTCGGCATCGGCGGCCTGCGCGTCATGAACGGCGCGCTGAGCATGGGCATGCTGATCGCCTTCCAGTCGCTGATGTCGATGTTCCTGTCGCCGGTGACGCGCCTGGTGACGCTCGGCAGCACGCTGCAGGAGGTGAAGGGGGACATGAACCGGCTCGACGACGTGCTCGGCGCGCCGCGTGACCGGCATGCCGACCCCGACGCCCCCGACGCCTCGCCGCATCCGGGGCGGGCGCAGCCGGCCAGCGCCACGCGCCCGCCCGCCGACGAGCTGACGCCGGTGGACCTCGTGAGCGGGTCGCCGCAGTGGAAGCTCAGCGGCGCGCTGGAACTGCGCGGGATCACCTTCGGCTACAGCCGGCTGGACCCGCCGCTGATCCGCGACTTCAGCCTCACCCTGCAGCCCGGCAGCCGCGTGGCGCTGGTGGGTGGCTCGGGGTCGGGCAAGTCGACGATCGCGAAGCTCGTGTGCGGGCTCTACACGCCGTGGTCCGGCGACATCATGTTCGACGGGTTCCAGCGCGGCGAGGTGGCCCGCGCACTGCTCGTGAACTCGGTGGCCGCCGTGGACCAGGAGATCTTCCTCTTCGACGGGACGATCCGCGACAACATCACGATGTGGGACAGCGGCGTGCCGGATGCCGACGTGATGCGCGCCGCCAAGGACGCCTGCATCCACGAGGACGTGATCGCGCGCCCGAAGGGCTACCTGAGCCACGTCGAGGAGGGAGGCCGCAACTTCAGCGGCGGCCAGCGCCAGCGCCTCGAGATCGCGCGCGCACTCGTCGGCAACCCCTCGATGCTGGTGCTCGACGAGGCCACCAGCGCGCTCGACCCGTCCACCGAGCAGCGGATCGACGATCAGCTGCGGCAGCGGGGCTGCACCTGCCTGATCGTGGCCCACCGGCTCAGCACCATCCGTGACGCCGACGAGATCATCGTGCTGGAGCGCGGCGTGGTGGCCCAGCGCGGCACGCACGACGAGATGGCCGCCGTGCCCGGCCCCTACCGCGACCTCATCGGCCATGAGTGA
- a CDS encoding NHLP bacteriocin export ABC transporter permease/ATPase subunit: protein MTTRRTPFPVHAYPFHPVTAVVGSGARAAFPLDSEDVWVVQAGEVDVFVVGLRNGAPSGRRTHLFRANVNDPLIGTSEDSAASREAGWRLMAVPTNGARLARASQVDLQAITGTLAGAQAVADMVDRWVDLVSEGIARDLAPQVSQTLDDVSTLEVAEDSTVRPHDAVRWIRHGNGRSLFLGHASTTVNGAGDVPLSRHAWLEVPAGAKLTIVPTANVVAEGTVWRGLARLHSLVIGAAGVVAEHADEADRERLHRKTAGNRMAVSYACDQLVSALRPATGLRVPAASRDGRIEDPLLVVTRIVATALGIEVRPHPARDGSPEPRNPLAAIARASRFRTRRVALRDDWWRHDNGPLLAYRTEGETPVALLCPRAGQYELHEPGAVPVPVTPAVAETLQPFGYTFYRPFAATALGIRDVLAFGARGCRRDITTIVLVSLAAATLGLLPSWTTGRLFNDVVPGAERGQLLQLTIVLLVTAFAAAMFELARGIALLRVEGTMGNAIQSAVWDRLLSLPMSFFRPYTAGELANRAMGIDGIRQVIAGTTVTAIIGGIMGLSNFILMFWYSRKLAWWATGLILFALLVTACGSWLQLRHQREVSALQSRVSGLVLQLLSSISKLRVTGSEAKAFAAWATPFSRQRALQFRVRSVGIWVAAFNAAFPLICYGTIFAIADPLINESREIRTGDFLAFVAAFASCLTNVLLTSTALLMSLNVIPLYELARPILTALPEVDDAKTDPGILTGSLELQNVHFRYGPDSAPVLRGLTLHVKPGEYVALVGASGSGKSTALRMLLGFEAPESGSVYFDGQDLAGLDVQSVRRQIGVVLQSGRLMSGDIFTNIVGSANATIADAWEAARMAGFDDDIKSMPMGMHTVVSEGGGTLSGGQRQRLLIARAIVHRPRILFFDEATSALDNRTQAIVTQSLDRLQATRIVVAHRLSTIQHADRICVVDRGAIAESGTYEELLAQEGLFAQLARRQIA, encoded by the coding sequence GTGACCACGCGACGCACGCCGTTCCCGGTGCATGCCTACCCGTTCCATCCCGTCACGGCGGTCGTGGGCAGCGGCGCGCGCGCGGCGTTCCCGCTCGACAGCGAGGACGTCTGGGTGGTGCAGGCGGGTGAGGTGGATGTCTTCGTGGTCGGGCTGCGCAACGGCGCCCCCTCGGGTCGCCGCACGCACCTCTTCCGCGCCAACGTCAACGATCCGCTGATCGGCACCTCGGAGGATTCCGCCGCATCGCGTGAGGCCGGCTGGCGGCTGATGGCGGTGCCGACCAACGGCGCGCGTTTGGCCCGGGCGTCGCAGGTGGACCTGCAGGCGATCACCGGCACCCTCGCCGGCGCGCAGGCCGTCGCCGACATGGTCGATCGGTGGGTGGACCTGGTGAGCGAGGGGATCGCGCGCGACCTCGCACCACAGGTGAGCCAGACGCTCGACGACGTCTCGACGCTGGAGGTGGCCGAGGACAGCACGGTGCGGCCGCACGACGCCGTGCGCTGGATCCGGCACGGCAACGGCCGCTCCCTCTTCCTCGGGCACGCGAGCACGACCGTGAACGGCGCCGGTGACGTGCCGCTGTCGCGCCATGCCTGGCTCGAGGTGCCGGCCGGCGCGAAGCTCACGATCGTGCCGACGGCGAACGTCGTGGCCGAGGGCACCGTGTGGCGCGGGCTCGCACGCCTGCACTCGCTCGTGATCGGCGCGGCCGGCGTGGTGGCGGAGCATGCGGACGAGGCGGACCGCGAGCGGCTGCACCGGAAGACCGCCGGCAACCGGATGGCCGTCTCCTATGCATGCGACCAGCTGGTCAGCGCCCTGCGGCCGGCGACGGGGCTGCGCGTGCCGGCAGCCTCGCGCGATGGACGCATCGAGGATCCGCTGCTGGTGGTGACACGGATCGTCGCGACCGCGCTGGGCATCGAGGTGCGCCCGCATCCGGCGCGCGACGGATCACCGGAGCCGCGCAATCCCCTGGCCGCGATCGCCCGCGCATCGCGCTTCCGGACGCGACGGGTGGCCCTGCGCGACGACTGGTGGCGCCACGACAACGGGCCACTGCTGGCCTATCGCACCGAGGGCGAGACGCCGGTCGCCCTGCTCTGCCCCCGCGCCGGCCAGTACGAGCTGCACGAACCGGGGGCGGTGCCGGTCCCCGTGACGCCGGCGGTGGCCGAGACGCTGCAGCCCTTCGGCTACACCTTCTACCGGCCGTTCGCCGCCACTGCCCTCGGGATCCGCGACGTGCTCGCGTTCGGGGCCCGCGGCTGCCGGCGCGACATCACCACCATCGTGCTCGTGAGCCTCGCGGCCGCCACGCTCGGCCTGCTGCCGTCGTGGACCACCGGCCGGCTGTTCAACGACGTCGTGCCGGGTGCGGAGCGCGGACAGCTGCTGCAGCTCACGATCGTGCTGCTCGTGACCGCCTTCGCGGCCGCGATGTTCGAGCTGGCGCGCGGCATTGCCCTGCTGCGCGTGGAGGGCACGATGGGCAACGCGATCCAGAGCGCCGTCTGGGACCGGTTGCTCAGCCTGCCGATGTCGTTCTTCCGGCCCTACACCGCCGGTGAGCTCGCCAACCGCGCGATGGGCATCGATGGCATCCGCCAGGTGATCGCCGGCACGACGGTGACCGCGATCATCGGCGGCATCATGGGCCTGTCGAACTTCATCCTGATGTTCTGGTACAGCCGAAAGCTCGCGTGGTGGGCGACGGGGCTGATCCTCTTCGCGCTCCTGGTGACCGCCTGCGGCAGCTGGCTGCAGCTGCGCCACCAGCGCGAGGTCTCGGCGCTCCAGTCGCGCGTCTCCGGCCTCGTGCTCCAGCTCCTCAGCAGCATCTCGAAGCTGCGCGTGACCGGCTCCGAGGCCAAGGCGTTCGCCGCCTGGGCCACGCCCTTCAGCCGCCAGCGCGCGCTGCAGTTCCGGGTGCGCTCGGTGGGCATCTGGGTGGCCGCATTCAATGCCGCGTTCCCGCTGATCTGCTACGGCACGATCTTCGCCATCGCCGACCCGCTCATCAACGAGAGCCGCGAGATCCGCACCGGCGACTTCCTCGCCTTCGTGGCGGCCTTCGCGAGCTGCCTCACCAACGTGCTGCTCACCAGCACCGCGCTGCTCATGTCGCTCAACGTGATCCCGCTCTACGAACTGGCGCGCCCGATCCTCACCGCGCTGCCCGAGGTGGATGACGCGAAGACCGATCCCGGCATCCTCACCGGCAGCCTCGAGCTGCAGAACGTGCACTTCCGCTACGGCCCCGATTCCGCGCCGGTGCTGCGCGGCCTCACGCTGCACGTGAAGCCGGGAGAGTACGTGGCGCTGGTGGGCGCTTCGGGCTCCGGCAAGTCCACGGCGCTGCGCATGCTGCTGGGCTTCGAGGCCCCCGAATCGGGCTCGGTCTACTTCGACGGGCAGGACCTGGCGGGCCTCGACGTGCAGTCCGTGCGCCGCCAGATCGGCGTGGTGCTGCAGAGCGGCCGGCTGATGTCGGGCGACATCTTCACCAACATCGTCGGCTCGGCCAATGCGACCATCGCCGACGCGTGGGAGGCGGCGCGGATGGCGGGGTTCGACGACGACATCAAGAGCATGCCGATGGGGATGCACACGGTGGTCAGCGAGGGAGGCGGCACGCTCTCCGGCGGCCAGCGCCAGCGCCTGCTGATCGCCCGCGCCATCGTGCACCGCCCGCGCATCCTCTTCTTCGACGAGGCCACCAGCGCGCTCGACAACCGCACCCAGGCCATCGTCACGCAGAGCCTCGACCGACTCCAGGCCACGCGCATCGTGGTGGCGCACCGCCTCAGCACGATCCAGCACGCGGACCGCATCTGCGTCGTGGACCGCGGCGCCATCGCCGAGTCGGGCACCTACGAGGAACTGCTCGCACAGGAAGGACTGTTCGCGCAGCTCGCACGCCGGCAGATCGCCTGA
- a CDS encoding ABC transporter substrate-binding protein, whose product MPPASPASPRHTRRARGALGAALVLLLTACQGASPADARTARSSDDAGDIVVAVVWPWHALRQVRYGDGLELAVEELNASGGIRGRNVRLRREDDSGSVDVGRLIAQHLANDPSVLAVIGHLQSYVTIPAASIYDEAEVLLISPAATDPALTGRGLRHVFRTTFTDKDVGRRMADVAAERGYKRVAIYYMRNTYGRGLSNAFEERAGNVGVNVIARQSYDPTDQVSEQTFASTLRDWQLLAPDALFIAGEVPSAGTLVAAIRKLGLTMPILGGDAMSSPELLATAGAAAEGAIIASAFHPDEPSPAVQRFVTAFRARFGATPDVGSALGYDAMRVLGHALRTAPTAGPADLVKTMHAVSNWPGVTGTVAFSPGGDRSTVSVVTTVVRNGQFQYLAPPAATGPKAAGATVAVRSPLNATPR is encoded by the coding sequence ATGCCTCCCGCATCACCGGCTTCCCCGCGGCACACCCGCCGCGCCAGGGGCGCCCTCGGCGCCGCACTGGTCCTGCTCCTCACGGCCTGCCAGGGCGCCTCGCCCGCCGATGCGCGCACCGCCCGCAGCAGCGACGACGCCGGTGACATCGTCGTCGCCGTGGTGTGGCCCTGGCATGCATTGCGCCAGGTGCGCTATGGCGACGGCCTCGAACTGGCGGTCGAGGAGCTCAACGCGAGCGGCGGCATCCGCGGGCGGAACGTCCGCCTGCGCCGGGAGGACGACAGTGGCTCGGTGGACGTCGGCCGGCTCATCGCGCAGCACCTGGCCAACGATCCCTCCGTGCTCGCCGTGATCGGCCACCTGCAGTCGTACGTGACGATCCCTGCGGCGTCGATCTACGACGAGGCCGAGGTGCTGCTGATCTCCCCCGCCGCCACCGATCCGGCGCTGACCGGCCGCGGGCTGCGGCACGTCTTCCGCACCACGTTCACCGACAAGGACGTCGGCCGCCGCATGGCCGACGTGGCGGCGGAACGCGGCTACAAGCGTGTGGCGATCTACTACATGCGCAACACCTACGGGCGCGGCCTCTCCAACGCCTTCGAGGAGCGGGCCGGCAACGTCGGCGTGAATGTCATCGCACGGCAATCCTACGATCCCACCGACCAGGTCAGCGAACAGACCTTCGCGTCGACGCTGCGCGACTGGCAGCTGCTGGCGCCGGATGCGCTCTTCATCGCGGGCGAGGTGCCCTCGGCGGGCACGCTGGTGGCGGCGATCCGGAAGCTCGGGCTCACGATGCCGATCCTCGGTGGCGATGCGATGAGTTCGCCGGAGCTGCTCGCGACGGCCGGCGCCGCGGCCGAGGGGGCCATCATCGCGTCGGCATTCCATCCCGACGAACCGTCTCCGGCGGTGCAGCGCTTCGTGACGGCCTTCCGTGCGCGCTTCGGCGCGACGCCCGATGTCGGCTCCGCACTTGGCTACGACGCCATGCGCGTGCTGGGGCATGCCCTGCGCACGGCGCCGACCGCCGGCCCCGCGGATCTCGTCAAGACGATGCACGCCGTCAGCAACTGGCCGGGAGTGACCGGCACGGTCGCCTTCAGTCCCGGCGGTGACCGGTCGACCGTGAGCGTGGTGACGACGGTGGTGCGGAATGGGCAGTTCCAGTATCTCGCCCCCCCGGCCGCCACCGGCCCGAAGGCCGCCGGCGCGACGGTGGCCGTGCGCTCGCCGCTCAACGCGACTCCACGGTGA
- the moeB gene encoding molybdopterin-synthase adenylyltransferase MoeB, with translation MPRPAGVTDAATSMLSPEEIARYSRHLILPEVGMAGQQRLKEARVLLVGTGGLGSPLALYLAAAGVGTLGLVDFDVVDASNLQRQVIHGTKDIGRPKLDSAADRLHDVNPFVRTELHHTRLDRGNALDIVREYDIVVDGTDNFPTRYLVNDACVLTGRTNVYGSIFRFEGQLSVFGAPGGPCYRCLFREPPPPGLVPSCAEGGVLGVLPGIIGTMQATETIKQLLGIGDSLSGRMLLFDALGMSWRTLRVKKDPDCPVCGTAPTQRELIDYVQFCGMTPPAGADAAMRSMRPRELVARFGAGETLTLLDVREPGEWEIVNLAEHGARLIPLATLGEHCGDLDREALTVVHCKAGGRSARAVRQLEEAGFTQVWNLDGGILAWSDEVDPAKPKY, from the coding sequence CCCGCCGGCGTCACCGACGCCGCGACGTCCATGCTCTCCCCCGAGGAGATCGCCCGCTACAGCCGCCACCTGATCCTGCCCGAGGTGGGGATGGCGGGGCAGCAGCGGCTCAAGGAGGCGCGTGTGCTGCTGGTGGGCACGGGTGGCCTTGGCTCACCCCTCGCGCTCTACCTCGCGGCGGCCGGCGTCGGCACGCTCGGCCTGGTCGACTTCGATGTGGTCGATGCCAGCAACCTGCAGCGGCAGGTGATCCACGGCACGAAGGACATCGGCCGCCCCAAGCTGGACTCGGCGGCGGATCGCCTGCATGACGTGAACCCGTTCGTGCGGACTGAGCTGCATCACACCCGCCTCGACCGCGGGAATGCCCTCGACATCGTGCGCGAGTACGACATCGTCGTCGACGGCACCGACAACTTCCCCACCCGCTACCTCGTCAACGACGCCTGCGTGCTGACGGGCCGCACCAACGTGTACGGCTCGATCTTCCGCTTCGAGGGGCAGCTGTCGGTGTTCGGTGCGCCGGGCGGTCCCTGCTACCGCTGCCTCTTCCGCGAGCCGCCCCCCCCGGGCCTCGTGCCGAGCTGCGCCGAGGGCGGCGTGCTGGGCGTGCTGCCGGGCATCATCGGCACCATGCAGGCCACGGAGACGATCAAGCAGCTGCTCGGCATCGGCGACTCACTCTCGGGCCGCATGCTGCTCTTCGATGCGCTGGGCATGTCGTGGCGCACCCTGCGCGTGAAGAAGGACCCGGATTGCCCGGTATGTGGCACCGCGCCGACGCAGCGCGAGCTCATCGACTACGTCCAGTTCTGCGGCATGACGCCACCGGCCGGTGCCGACGCGGCCATGCGGTCGATGCGCCCCCGCGAGCTGGTCGCCCGCTTCGGCGCGGGCGAGACCCTCACGCTGCTGGACGTCCGCGAGCCGGGTGAATGGGAGATCGTGAACCTTGCGGAGCACGGGGCGCGCCTCATCCCGCTCGCCACGCTGGGCGAGCACTGCGGGGACCTCGATCGAGAGGCCCTGACGGTGGTGCACTGCAAGGCGGGGGGCCGGAGCGCGCGTGCCGTGCGGCAGCTCGAGGAGGCGGGCTTCACGCAGGTGTGGAATCTCGACGGGGGGATCCTGGCCTGGAGTGACGAGGTGGATCCCGCGAAGCCGAAGTACTGA
- a CDS encoding NHLP bacteriocin system secretion protein — protein sequence MNPPVFRKIALERLSSPEQLDQLTQVTTPRGWIALSAFYLLLVTGVVWSFAGRLPEKVTGNGILVKTGGVLTVVPGAGGRVVDMAVTVGDTVSEGQVVARLEQPELSNELLQSQSALTELRARHRQLVSSGTQDLGLQSRYVDQQRVMTQQSIEATERAARGLAEKIDAQEKLVRQGLLTRSTLLSSRQQYDNLEQTLSSHRSELTKLAARALELRDGQDRDSSASAFKVREQEQRVAQLERDFQERSVVRSPYTGRILELMVETGDVIGRGEPIMSLDLSGRAVQDLEAVIFVPPVDGKRIKPGMTIQIAPSTVKQEEFGLMLGRVTYVSDFPATPKGMLRVLKNDQLVSGLAQGRAPYEVRADLLVDPATVSRYKWSSSGGPPIRIQSGTLALGNIEVASRRPIEMVMPILRRALGL from the coding sequence ATGAACCCGCCCGTCTTCCGCAAGATCGCGCTGGAGCGGCTCTCCTCACCGGAGCAGCTGGACCAGCTCACGCAGGTCACCACGCCGCGCGGCTGGATCGCGCTCTCCGCCTTCTACCTGCTGCTCGTCACCGGCGTGGTGTGGAGCTTCGCCGGCCGGTTGCCCGAGAAGGTCACGGGGAACGGCATCCTCGTGAAGACGGGGGGCGTGCTGACGGTCGTGCCGGGGGCCGGCGGCCGCGTGGTGGACATGGCGGTGACGGTGGGTGACACGGTGTCCGAGGGGCAGGTGGTGGCACGCCTCGAGCAGCCGGAGCTGTCGAACGAGCTGCTGCAGTCGCAGTCGGCGCTGACGGAGCTGCGGGCCCGGCATCGCCAGCTGGTGAGCAGTGGCACGCAGGACCTGGGCCTGCAGTCGCGCTACGTCGACCAGCAGCGCGTGATGACGCAGCAGTCGATCGAGGCCACCGAGCGCGCCGCCCGCGGCCTCGCCGAGAAGATCGATGCACAGGAGAAGCTCGTGCGGCAGGGACTGCTCACGCGCAGCACCCTGCTCTCGTCGCGGCAGCAGTACGACAACCTGGAGCAGACGCTCAGCAGCCATCGCAGCGAGCTCACGAAGCTTGCCGCACGCGCCCTCGAGCTGCGCGACGGGCAGGATCGCGACTCCTCGGCCAGCGCCTTCAAGGTGCGTGAGCAGGAACAGCGGGTGGCACAGCTCGAGCGCGACTTCCAGGAGCGTTCGGTGGTGCGATCACCTTACACCGGCCGCATCCTCGAGCTGATGGTGGAGACGGGCGACGTGATCGGGCGGGGCGAGCCGATCATGAGCCTGGACCTGTCCGGCCGCGCCGTGCAGGACCTGGAGGCGGTGATCTTCGTGCCGCCGGTGGATGGCAAGCGCATCAAGCCCGGCATGACGATCCAGATCGCGCCCTCGACGGTGAAGCAGGAGGAGTTCGGGCTGATGCTCGGGCGCGTGACGTACGTGTCGGACTTCCCGGCCACGCCGAAGGGCATGCTGCGCGTGCTGAAGAACGACCAGCTCGTGAGCGGGCTGGCACAGGGGCGTGCGCCGTACGAGGTGCGCGCCGACCTGCTGGTGGATCCGGCGACGGTCAGCCGCTACAAGTGGTCGTCATCCGGGGGGCCACCGATCCGGATCCAGAGCGGCACGCTGGCGCTGGGCAACATCGAGGTGGCCTCGCGCCGGCCGATCGAGATGGTGATGCCGATCCTGCGTCGGGCGCTGGGGCTGTGA
- a CDS encoding sigma 54-interacting transcriptional regulator, with the protein MQRSLAPHPGTFPSSTGPRLFDPAALDQLELAHRIGRLSVERWGERRAVTIVGRHQVLESALEQLAAYARVNAPVLLSGETGTGKELFARALYLFSARRQRPYVAVNCAQFADSQLTVSQLFGHKRGSFTGAVADQRGIFEEADGGVVFLDEVGELSAHSQSMLLRVLSEGEIVPIGTAVARPVDVRIIAATSRELEPMVAAGTFRADLYFRLRYLQLHVPPVRERGDDWSLIAERHLALLGASGDSKRLAPEAHALLSRYPWPGNVREIKSVIDTGFCLSEGDVIVARDFSAAMERISQLDQLARIPVRSEVPAAPERTAEALLARMTSQAESFWDVIHRPYIERELNRGEVRAVIACGLANARGSYKRMLAGFGLGENDYLKVMDFLRHQNLKPNAG; encoded by the coding sequence ATGCAGCGCTCGCTCGCCCCGCATCCCGGGACATTTCCGTCGTCGACCGGCCCCCGTCTCTTCGATCCCGCGGCGCTCGACCAGCTCGAACTCGCACACCGCATCGGGCGCCTTTCCGTCGAGCGGTGGGGCGAGCGTCGCGCCGTGACCATCGTGGGACGGCACCAGGTGCTGGAGAGTGCGCTCGAGCAGCTCGCGGCGTACGCCCGCGTCAACGCGCCGGTGCTGCTCAGCGGCGAGACGGGCACCGGCAAGGAACTGTTCGCGCGCGCACTCTACCTGTTCTCGGCGCGCCGCCAGCGCCCCTACGTGGCGGTGAACTGTGCGCAGTTCGCCGACAGCCAGCTCACCGTCAGCCAGCTCTTCGGCCACAAGCGCGGCAGCTTCACCGGCGCGGTGGCCGACCAGCGTGGCATCTTCGAGGAAGCCGATGGCGGGGTGGTGTTCCTGGATGAAGTCGGTGAGCTGTCAGCGCACAGCCAGTCGATGCTCCTCCGGGTGCTCAGCGAGGGGGAGATCGTGCCGATCGGCACCGCCGTCGCGCGACCGGTCGATGTGCGGATCATCGCGGCGACGAGCCGCGAGCTCGAGCCGATGGTGGCGGCGGGGACCTTTCGCGCCGACCTGTACTTCCGGCTGCGCTACCTGCAGCTCCACGTGCCGCCGGTGCGGGAACGCGGGGACGACTGGTCGCTCATTGCCGAGCGCCACCTCGCGCTCCTGGGAGCGAGTGGGGACAGCAAGCGACTCGCGCCCGAGGCGCACGCGCTGCTCAGCCGCTACCCGTGGCCCGGGAACGTGCGCGAGATCAAGAGCGTGATCGACACCGGCTTCTGCCTGAGCGAGGGTGACGTGATCGTGGCGCGAGACTTCTCGGCGGCGATGGAGCGGATCTCGCAGCTGGACCAGCTGGCGCGGATTCCCGTGCGCAGCGAGGTGCCGGCCGCCCCGGAGCGCACGGCGGAGGCCCTGCTCGCCCGCATGACGTCACAGGCGGAGTCGTTCTGGGACGTGATCCATCGACCGTACATCGAGCGTGAGCTGAACCGTGGCGAGGTCCGTGCCGTGATCGCCTGCGGCCTGGCGAATGCACGCGGCAGCTACAAGCGCATGCTCGCCGGCTTCGGCCTCGGCGAGAACGACTACCTGAAGGTCATGGACTTCCTGCGCCACCAGAACCTCAAGCCGAACGCCGGCTGA